A genomic stretch from Azospirillum lipoferum 4B includes:
- a CDS encoding glutamine synthetase family protein, with translation MGFMEDFIKKNRITEVECLVPDMSGIARGKIVPAEKFLRILRDRGLRLPEAIFVQTVTGEFPDDEDITSDENSDIYMIPDERTIRFVPWYNEPTAQVITDCVYADGRPVDVSPRHVLKRVLALYEERGWKPVVAPELEFFLVQVNKDPDYPLVPPVGRNGRMESGRQAFGIDAVNEFDPIFEAVYDFCEKQDIDIDTLTHEAGAAQIEINFNHGDALELADQAFLFKRTAREAAIRHQVYATFMAKPMQGEPGSAMHVHQSVVDADSGRNLFANPDGTDSDLFMSHVAGLQKYLPYAMPLLAPNVNSYRRLVPNSDAPINVHWGRDNRTTGLRVPVSQPDSRRVENRVAGADANPYLAIAASLACGYIGMTQGLEPNDPIKGSAYRLAFTLPRHQSEALTKFNACKPLKEILGERFIDAVTCVKEAEYEAYNRVISSWERENLLLNV, from the coding sequence ATGGGTTTTATGGAAGACTTCATCAAGAAGAACCGCATTACCGAAGTCGAATGCCTTGTACCCGACATGTCGGGCATCGCGCGGGGAAAGATCGTTCCCGCCGAGAAGTTCCTCCGCATCCTGCGCGACCGCGGCCTGCGCCTGCCAGAGGCGATCTTCGTCCAGACCGTGACCGGTGAGTTCCCCGACGACGAGGACATCACGTCGGATGAAAATTCCGACATCTACATGATCCCGGACGAACGCACGATCCGCTTCGTTCCCTGGTACAACGAGCCGACGGCGCAGGTCATCACCGATTGCGTCTATGCCGACGGCCGTCCGGTCGACGTCTCGCCGCGCCATGTGCTCAAGCGTGTCCTGGCGCTGTACGAGGAGCGCGGCTGGAAGCCGGTCGTGGCGCCAGAGCTGGAATTCTTCCTGGTCCAGGTCAACAAGGATCCCGATTACCCGCTGGTTCCGCCGGTGGGGCGCAATGGCCGGATGGAGAGCGGGCGGCAGGCCTTCGGCATCGACGCCGTCAACGAATTCGATCCGATCTTCGAGGCGGTCTATGATTTCTGCGAGAAGCAGGACATCGACATCGACACCCTGACCCACGAGGCCGGCGCCGCCCAGATCGAGATCAACTTCAACCACGGCGACGCGCTGGAACTGGCCGACCAGGCCTTCCTGTTCAAGCGCACGGCGCGCGAGGCGGCGATCCGCCATCAGGTCTACGCCACATTCATGGCCAAGCCGATGCAGGGCGAACCCGGAAGCGCCATGCATGTCCACCAATCGGTGGTGGACGCCGACAGCGGCCGCAACCTGTTCGCCAACCCCGACGGCACCGACAGCGACCTGTTCATGTCGCATGTCGCCGGCCTGCAGAAATACCTGCCCTATGCGATGCCGCTGCTGGCGCCCAACGTCAACAGCTACCGCCGGTTGGTCCCGAACTCCGATGCGCCGATCAACGTGCATTGGGGCCGCGACAACCGCACCACCGGCCTGCGCGTGCCGGTGTCGCAGCCCGATTCCCGCCGGGTGGAGAACCGGGTGGCCGGCGCCGACGCCAACCCCTATCTCGCCATCGCCGCGTCGCTGGCCTGCGGCTATATCGGCATGACCCAGGGGCTGGAGCCGAACGACCCGATCAAGGGCTCCGCCTACCGGCTCGCCTTCACCCTGCCGCGCCACCAGTCGGAGGCGCTGACCAAGTTCAATGCCTGCAAGCCGCTGAAGGAAATCCTCGGCGAACGCTTCATCGATGCCGTCACCTGCGTGAAGGAGGCGGAGTACGAAGCCTACAACCGTGTCATCAGCTCGTGGGAGCGCGAGAACCTGCTGTTGAACGTCTGA
- a CDS encoding NAD(P)/FAD-dependent oxidoreductase, with amino-acid sequence MPKASYLNSWYAASAAPRAERPILEGEVACDVCIVGGGYTGLTAALELAERGFDVVLLEAERCGWGASGRNGGQIITGYNKPMATIESWVGKEDARRLWEFGEEAKAQLAQRVERHAIACDLTWGFAHAALKPRHMQDVDALEREMRDGYGYDRVRRLDRAGIREHVGSEAYIGGLLDEGSGHLHPLNYALGLARAADAAGVRIFENSRVVAMDSGAKPWVGTGRGRVTAKHLILAGNAYLGGLAPTLDRTIMPVATYMIATEPLGEERAAALLPTNIAVSDMKFSLDYFRRSADHRLLFGGGVSYSGVDAPGLKQAMRLKMLAIYPDLKDARVEYFWGGRVAITMNRMPHLGRLSPTTLYAHGYSGHGVALAGMAGRVMAEAINGTAGRFDVFARIPHTPFPGGRRFRTPALVLAMMWFRLRDLL; translated from the coding sequence ATGCCGAAAGCCTCATACCTGAACAGCTGGTACGCGGCCTCCGCCGCTCCCAGAGCCGAGCGCCCGATCCTGGAAGGAGAAGTCGCCTGCGACGTCTGCATCGTCGGCGGCGGCTATACCGGCCTGACCGCGGCGCTGGAACTGGCGGAGCGCGGCTTCGACGTCGTGCTGCTGGAGGCGGAACGCTGCGGCTGGGGCGCGTCGGGCCGCAACGGCGGGCAGATCATCACCGGCTACAACAAGCCGATGGCGACCATCGAAAGCTGGGTCGGCAAGGAGGATGCGCGCCGCCTGTGGGAGTTCGGTGAGGAGGCGAAGGCCCAGCTGGCCCAGCGGGTGGAACGCCATGCCATCGCCTGCGACCTGACCTGGGGCTTCGCCCATGCCGCGCTGAAGCCCCGCCATATGCAGGATGTTGACGCACTGGAGCGCGAGATGCGCGACGGCTACGGCTATGACCGGGTGCGGCGGCTGGACCGCGCCGGCATCCGCGAGCATGTCGGCAGCGAGGCCTATATCGGCGGACTTCTGGACGAGGGCAGCGGGCATCTGCACCCGCTGAACTACGCGCTGGGCCTCGCCCGCGCCGCCGATGCCGCCGGGGTGCGCATCTTTGAGAACAGCCGCGTCGTCGCCATGGACAGCGGGGCGAAGCCCTGGGTGGGCACCGGGCGCGGCCGGGTGACGGCGAAGCACCTGATCCTGGCCGGCAACGCCTATCTCGGCGGGCTGGCGCCGACGCTCGACCGTACCATCATGCCGGTCGCGACCTATATGATCGCCACCGAACCGCTGGGTGAGGAGCGGGCAGCCGCGCTGCTGCCGACGAACATCGCGGTTTCGGACATGAAGTTCTCGCTCGACTACTTCCGCCGTTCCGCCGACCACCGGCTGCTGTTCGGCGGCGGCGTCAGCTATTCCGGGGTGGACGCGCCGGGGCTGAAGCAGGCGATGCGGTTGAAGATGCTGGCGATCTATCCGGACCTGAAGGACGCCCGCGTCGAGTATTTCTGGGGCGGGCGGGTCGCCATCACCATGAACCGCATGCCGCATCTGGGCCGGCTGTCGCCGACGACACTGTACGCCCACGGCTATTCCGGCCATGGCGTGGCGCTGGCCGGCATGGCCGGCCGGGTGATGGCGGAGGCGATCAACGGTACGGCCGGGCGCTTCGACGTCTTCGCCCGCATTCCCCACACGCCCTTCCCCGGCGGACGGCGGTTCCGCACCCCGGCGCTGGTCCTCGCAATGATGTGGTTCCGTCTGCGCGATCTGCTGTAG
- the smc gene encoding chromosome segregation protein SMC gives MQFTRLRLSGFKSFVDATELVIEPGMTGIVGPNGCGKSNLVEALRWVMGETSAKRMRGGDMDDVIFGGTSSRPARNLGEVTLAVDNRSRTAPAGFNEHDELEITRRIERGSGSDYRINGKLVRARDVQLLFADNASGAASPALVSQGKVAQIISAKPQDRRALLEEAAGITGLHSRRHEAELRLKAAEGNLTRLDDVIGAMDTQLQSLKKQARQASRYRNLSDQIRKAEAVLWHLRWIAAQEERARAHAAFAAAEAAVRDRMLSVNQLAARRTEAAAGLPEKRQDEARAASALQRLVIAREQLDAEEKRVADQQRALEARLRQIAGDLGREEALAADAGEALARLVAERDRLIAAQADEEMLEDAAAEALAEAREQVDALDRELTRLTEEVATDEARRAATQRQAAELETRAAGLAKRLAEQQAQRAALEAEIAARADLSDAELAVELAEQRLEQAREAAEAAEQAKAEAEPAQSRAREALSAAESARAKLHAEERALAELLEAGAGGPFPPLVDAVAVSPGYEGALAAALGDALTAPLDEEAPVHWRTLPAYDSVAPLPDGVEPLSRHVEGPRAAARALAHVGVVDDAAAAGVLAAALVPGQVLVSRDGGAWRWDGLTVQAGAPTAAAVRLKQRNRLAELRGELELAEERVELARETLDAAKLAVEAAAQADRRARDAVREGFAALNAARDRHAKLAREADAASSRLAALVEAVERLAADEREAAARRDEALELLESLPDPREGRERVNDQRAALAERRAVLAERQNAVDRLTREAQARRHRLGAIQAETTSWDSRSAGAGGRVAELRQRAEEAEGELAQLSGRPAEIAAERQDLLNRITMAERDRKRAADGLAEAEARLAETEQALHDAEAALADGREARAHAEAAVSAALQQERTLTERIAERLDCRPEDTRAAADLDPAEPMPDAGAVEARLDKLTRERENMGPVNLRAEIEAQELEAQITGLHSEREDLTAAIARLRQGIASLNREARERLVASFDVVNRDFQELFTRLFGGGKAYLELVNAEDPLNAGLEIYASPPGKKLQVLSLLSGGEQALTALSLLFAVFRSNPAPICVLDEVDAPLDEANVGRFCDLVEDIARQGDTRFLIITHHRLTMARVDRLFGVTMVERGVSQLVSVDLSAAEELRGVA, from the coding sequence GTGCAGTTCACGCGTCTCCGCCTGTCGGGTTTCAAGTCTTTCGTCGATGCCACGGAGCTGGTCATCGAACCCGGCATGACCGGGATCGTCGGCCCCAACGGCTGCGGCAAGTCCAATCTGGTGGAGGCGCTGCGCTGGGTGATGGGCGAAACGTCGGCCAAGCGCATGCGCGGCGGTGACATGGACGACGTCATCTTCGGCGGCACCTCCAGCCGGCCGGCGCGGAACCTGGGCGAGGTGACGCTGGCGGTGGACAACCGGTCGCGCACAGCGCCCGCCGGCTTCAACGAACATGACGAGCTGGAGATCACCCGCCGGATCGAGCGCGGCTCCGGCTCCGACTACCGCATCAACGGCAAGCTGGTGCGGGCGCGCGACGTCCAGCTGCTGTTCGCCGACAACGCCTCGGGTGCCGCGTCGCCGGCCCTGGTCAGCCAGGGCAAGGTCGCGCAGATCATCTCCGCCAAGCCGCAGGACCGCCGCGCCCTGCTGGAGGAGGCCGCCGGCATCACCGGCCTGCATTCCCGCCGGCACGAGGCAGAGTTGCGGCTGAAGGCGGCGGAGGGCAACCTGACCCGCCTCGACGATGTCATCGGGGCGATGGACACCCAGCTGCAAAGCCTGAAGAAGCAGGCGCGGCAGGCATCCCGCTACCGCAACCTGTCCGACCAGATCCGCAAGGCGGAAGCGGTGCTGTGGCACCTGCGCTGGATCGCCGCCCAGGAGGAGCGTGCCCGAGCCCATGCCGCCTTCGCAGCGGCCGAGGCGGCGGTGCGCGACCGCATGCTCTCCGTCAACCAGCTGGCTGCCCGCCGGACGGAGGCCGCCGCCGGCCTGCCGGAGAAGCGCCAGGACGAGGCGCGCGCGGCTTCCGCCCTGCAACGGCTGGTGATCGCCCGCGAACAGCTGGACGCCGAGGAGAAGCGCGTCGCCGATCAGCAGCGCGCACTGGAGGCCCGGCTGCGCCAGATCGCCGGCGACCTCGGCCGCGAGGAGGCTCTGGCCGCCGATGCCGGGGAGGCGCTGGCCCGGCTGGTGGCCGAGCGCGACCGGCTGATCGCCGCACAGGCCGACGAGGAGATGCTTGAGGACGCCGCGGCGGAGGCTCTGGCCGAGGCGCGCGAGCAGGTCGATGCCCTCGACCGCGAACTGACCCGCCTGACCGAAGAGGTCGCCACCGACGAGGCCCGCCGCGCCGCCACCCAGCGTCAGGCCGCCGAACTGGAAACCCGCGCCGCCGGCCTCGCCAAGCGGCTGGCCGAACAGCAGGCCCAGCGCGCCGCCTTGGAGGCGGAGATCGCCGCCCGCGCCGACCTGTCGGACGCCGAACTGGCGGTGGAGCTTGCCGAACAGCGGTTGGAGCAGGCCCGCGAGGCGGCCGAGGCGGCGGAACAGGCGAAGGCGGAGGCCGAACCGGCCCAATCCCGCGCCCGCGAGGCGCTGTCCGCCGCCGAGTCCGCCCGTGCCAAGCTGCATGCCGAGGAGCGCGCGCTGGCCGAATTGCTGGAGGCCGGAGCCGGCGGGCCGTTCCCGCCGCTGGTCGACGCGGTGGCGGTGTCGCCCGGCTATGAGGGGGCGCTGGCCGCCGCGCTCGGCGATGCGCTGACCGCTCCGTTGGACGAGGAGGCGCCGGTGCATTGGCGCACGCTGCCGGCCTATGACTCGGTGGCGCCGCTGCCGGATGGGGTGGAGCCGCTGTCGCGCCATGTGGAAGGACCGCGGGCCGCCGCCCGCGCGCTTGCCCATGTCGGGGTGGTCGACGATGCCGCCGCTGCCGGGGTCTTGGCCGCGGCGCTGGTGCCGGGTCAGGTGCTGGTCAGCCGTGACGGCGGCGCGTGGCGCTGGGACGGTCTGACCGTTCAGGCCGGCGCCCCGACCGCCGCGGCCGTCCGCCTGAAGCAGCGCAACCGGCTGGCCGAACTGCGCGGCGAGCTGGAGCTTGCCGAGGAACGGGTCGAGCTGGCGCGCGAGACTCTGGACGCCGCGAAACTGGCGGTCGAAGCGGCGGCTCAGGCCGACCGCCGTGCCCGCGATGCCGTGCGCGAAGGTTTCGCTGCGCTGAACGCTGCCCGCGACCGCCACGCCAAGCTGGCGCGCGAGGCCGATGCCGCGTCGTCACGGCTTGCGGCATTGGTGGAGGCCGTCGAGCGTCTTGCCGCCGACGAGCGCGAGGCCGCCGCCCGCCGTGACGAAGCGCTGGAACTGCTGGAGTCGCTGCCGGACCCGCGCGAAGGGCGGGAGCGGGTGAACGACCAGCGCGCCGCACTGGCCGAACGCCGCGCCGTGCTGGCCGAGCGGCAGAATGCCGTCGACCGCCTGACGCGCGAGGCACAGGCCCGGCGCCATCGCCTGGGCGCCATCCAGGCCGAAACCACGTCGTGGGACAGCCGCTCCGCCGGGGCCGGGGGCCGGGTGGCGGAGTTGCGCCAGCGCGCGGAGGAGGCCGAAGGCGAACTCGCCCAGCTTTCCGGACGACCGGCCGAGATCGCGGCGGAGCGCCAGGATTTGCTTAACCGGATCACCATGGCGGAGCGCGACCGCAAGCGCGCCGCCGATGGGTTGGCCGAGGCGGAGGCCCGGCTGGCGGAGACCGAACAGGCGCTGCACGATGCCGAAGCGGCGCTGGCCGATGGCCGCGAGGCACGCGCCCATGCCGAGGCCGCGGTTTCCGCCGCCCTCCAGCAGGAACGCACCCTGACGGAGCGCATCGCCGAACGGTTGGACTGCCGGCCGGAGGATACCCGCGCCGCCGCCGATCTCGACCCCGCGGAGCCGATGCCCGATGCGGGAGCGGTGGAAGCCCGGTTGGACAAGCTGACGCGCGAGCGCGAGAACATGGGACCGGTCAACCTGCGCGCCGAGATCGAGGCGCAGGAGCTGGAGGCTCAGATCACCGGTCTGCACAGCGAGCGCGAGGACCTGACCGCCGCCATCGCCCGCCTGCGCCAGGGCATCGCCAGCCTGAACCGCGAGGCGCGCGAACGGCTGGTCGCCAGCTTCGACGTGGTCAACCGCGACTTCCAGGAGCTGTTCACCCGTCTGTTCGGCGGCGGCAAGGCCTATCTGGAATTGGTCAACGCCGAGGACCCGCTGAACGCCGGGTTGGAAATCTACGCCAGTCCGCCGGGCAAGAAGCTGCAGGTGCTCTCATTGCTGTCGGGCGGCGAGCAGGCATTGACCGCGTTGTCGCTGCTGTTCGCCGTCTTCCGGTCGAATCCGGCGCCGATCTGCGTGCTGGACGAGGTCGACGCCCCGCTGGACGAGGCGAATGTCGGGCGCTTCTGCGATCTGGTGGAGGACATCGCACGGCAGGGCGACACCCGCTTCCTGATCATCACCCACCACCGTCTGACCATGGCCCGCGTCGACCGCCTGTTCGGAGTGACGATGGTGGAGCGCGGCGTGTCTCAGCTGGTCAGCGTGGACTTGAGTGCGGCGGAGGAGTTGCGGGGGGTGGCGTGA